One window of the Oncorhynchus mykiss isolate Arlee chromosome 5, USDA_OmykA_1.1, whole genome shotgun sequence genome contains the following:
- the LOC110523600 gene encoding endoplasmic reticulum chaperone BiP, producing MRLLCVVLLVTCSVFADDDDKRESVGTVIGIDLGTTYSCVGVFKNGRVEIIANDQGNRITPSYVAFTAEGERLIGDAAKNQLTSNPENTVFDAKRLIGRAWTDSAVQHDIKYFPFKVIEKKSKPHIQVDIGGGQLKTFAPEEISAMVLTKMKETAEAYLGKKVTHAVVTVPAYFNDAQRQATKDAGLIAGLKVMRIINEPTAAAIAYGLDKKDGEKNILVFDLGGGTFDVSLLTIDNGVFEVVATNGDTHLGGEDFDQRVMEHFIKLYKKKTGKDVRMDNRAVQKLRREVEKAKRGLSAQHQARIEIESFFDGEDFSETLTRAKFEELNMDLFRSTMKPVQKVMEDSDLKKTDIDEIVLVGGSTRIPKVQQLVKEFFNGKEPSRGINPDEAVAYGSAVQAGVLSGEEDTNDIVLLDVCPLTLGIETVGGVMTKLIPRNTVVPTKKSQIFSTASDNQPTVTIKVHEGERPLTKDNHLLGTFDLTGIPPAPRGVPQIEVTFEIDVNGILRVTAEDKGTGNKNKITITNDQNRLTPEDIERMVNDAERFADEDKKLKERIDARNELESYAYSLKNQIGDKEKLGGKLSPEDKEAIEKAVEEKIEWMESHQDAELEDFQAKKKELEEVAQPIISKLYGSAGGPPTEAEGDQDQKDEL from the exons ATGAGGCTTCTGTGTGTAGTTCTGCTGGTCACCTGCAGCGTGTTTGCCGATGATGACGACAAGAGGGAAAGCGTTGGGACCGTGATTGGAATCGACTTGGGGACCACCTATTCCTG TGTTGGAGTGTTCAAGAATGGCCGTGTTGAGATCATTGCAAACGACCAGGGAAACCGCATCACCCCATCGTATGTGGCCTTCACCGCTGAGGGGGAGCGTCTGATCGGTGACGCAGCCAAGAACCAGCTCACCTCCAACCCCGAGAACACAGTCTTTGACGCAAAGAGACTGATTGGCCGCGCCTGGACCGATTCCGCTGTGCAGCATGACATCAAGTACTTCCCCTTCAAG GTTATCGAGAAGAAGAGCAAGCCCCATATTCAGGTGGACATTGGTGGTGGTCAGCTGAAGACCTTTGCTCCAGAGGAGATCTCTGCAATGGTTCTCACCAAGATGAAGGAAACTGCTGAGGCTTACCTGGGAAAGAAGGTCAcacatgctgtggtcactgtaCCCGCCTACTTCAATGATGCCCAGCGTCAGGCCACCAAGGATGCTGGACTCATCGCTGGCCTAAAAGTCATGAGGATCATCAACGAGCC AACCGCAGCAGCTATTGCCTATGGCCTGGACAAGAAGGACGGTGAGAAGAACATCCTGGTGTTCGACCTGGGAGGTGGTACCTTTGACGTGTCTCTCCTGACCATCGATAACGGTGTGTTTGAGGTGGTGGCCACCAATGGCGACACCCACCTGGGAGGAGAGGACTTTGACCAGCGTGTCATGGAGCACTTCATCAAGCTGTACAAGAAGAAGACCGGCAAGGACGTGCGCATGGATAACCGTGCTGTGCAGAAGCTGCGTCGTGAGGTGGAGAAGGCCAAGAGAGGCCTGTCTGCCCAGCACCAGGCCCGCATTGAGATCGAGTCCTTCTTCGATGGAGAGGACTTCTCAGAGACCCTGACCCGTGCTAAGTTTGAGGAGCTCAACATG GACCTGTTCCGTTCCACCATGAAGCCTGTGCAGAAGGTGATGGAGGACTCTGACCTGAAGAAGACCGACATTGACGAGATTGTCCTGGTGGGCGGCTCCACTCGTATCCCCAAGGTCCAGCAGCTGGTGAAGGAGTTTTTCAATGGCAAGGAGCCCTCCAGGGGCATCAACCCTGACGAGGCTGTGGCCTACGGCTCTGCCGTGCAGGCTGGAGTGCTGTCTGGAGAGGAGGACACAA ATGACATTGTTCTTCTGGATGTGTGCCCCCTGACCCTGGGTATTGAGACTGTGGGAGGAGTCATGACCAAGCTGATCCCCAGAAACACTGTGGTGCCAACCAAGAAGTCCCAGATCTTCTCCACTGCCTCTGACAACCAGCCCACCGTTACCATCAAAGTTCACGAGG GTGAACGTCCCCTGACCAAAGACAACCACCTGCTGGGTACCTTCGACCTGACTGGTATCCCCCCCGCACCCCGGGGTGTGCCCCAGATCGAGGTCACCTTCGAGATTGACGTCAATGGCATCTTGCGCGTCACAGCCGAGGACAAGGGAACGGGCAACAAGAACAAAATCACCATCACCAACGACCAGAATCGTCTGACGCCTGAGGACATTGAGCGGATGGTCAATGATGCAGAGCGCTTTGCCGATGAGGACAAGAAGTTGAAGGAGCGCATTGATGCCCGCAATGAGCTTGAAAGCTACGCCTACTCGCTCAAGAATCAGATCGGTGACAAGGAGAAGCTGGGTGGCAAGCTCTCTCCCGAGGACAAGGAAGCCATAGAGAAAGCAGTAGAGGAGAAGATTGAGTGGATGGAGTCTCACCAAGATGCTGAGTTGGAGGACTTCCAGGCCAAGAAGAAGGAGCTGGAAGAGGTGGCGCAGCCCATCATCAGCAAGCTTTACGGAAGTGCAGGCGGTCCCCCTACTGAGGCAGAGGGAGATCAGGATCAAAAGGACGAGTTGTAA